In a genomic window of Streptomyces sp. NBC_01231:
- the mycP gene encoding type VII secretion-associated serine protease mycosin has product MSRVSRRGRVSPTSGLSVGTRRAGLLSVLLTASVALVPPTAAHADSIRAEQWALNAMHTEQAWRTTKGAGVTVAVLDTGVEADHPDLVGNVLTGKDMIGFGAEDGDRAWARHGTAMAGIIAGHGHGADNADGVMGIAPGAKILPVRVILEDKDPARAKARSIRGNALADGIRWAADQGADVINLSLGDDSASAHPEPTEDEAVQYALKKGSVVVASAGNGGEKGDHISYPAAYPGVIAVTAVDRFGTRASFSTRRWYATVSAPGVNVVIADPDHKYYEGWGTSAASAFVSGAVALIRAADPGLTPAQVKKLLEDTARNAPAGGRDDSRGFGFVDPAAALAEAGGLKPEDLKSASYGDKYFGSGPGTADEDDGPAGWAASLAGGAGGLLLVGAVVLWRGRRRAPRSYDGYESQDGWT; this is encoded by the coding sequence ATGAGCCGCGTGAGCCGCAGGGGCCGCGTGAGTCCGACCAGCGGCCTGAGCGTCGGGACCCGCCGAGCCGGTCTCCTGAGCGTCCTCCTCACCGCCTCCGTCGCCCTCGTGCCGCCCACCGCCGCGCACGCCGACAGCATCCGCGCCGAGCAGTGGGCCCTCAACGCCATGCACACCGAGCAGGCCTGGCGCACCACGAAGGGCGCGGGCGTCACCGTCGCCGTCCTGGACACCGGCGTGGAGGCCGACCACCCCGACCTCGTCGGCAACGTCCTCACCGGCAAGGACATGATCGGCTTCGGCGCGGAGGACGGCGACCGTGCCTGGGCCCGTCACGGCACCGCGATGGCGGGGATCATCGCCGGCCACGGACACGGCGCCGACAACGCCGACGGCGTCATGGGCATCGCCCCCGGGGCCAAGATCCTTCCCGTCCGGGTGATCCTGGAGGACAAGGACCCGGCCCGCGCGAAGGCGCGCAGCATCCGGGGCAACGCCCTCGCCGACGGCATCCGCTGGGCCGCCGACCAGGGCGCCGATGTCATCAACCTCTCCCTCGGCGACGACTCCGCCTCCGCGCACCCCGAACCCACCGAGGACGAGGCCGTCCAATACGCGCTGAAGAAGGGTTCCGTCGTCGTCGCCTCGGCAGGCAACGGCGGCGAGAAGGGCGACCACATCTCCTACCCGGCCGCCTACCCGGGCGTCATCGCCGTGACCGCCGTCGACCGCTTCGGCACCCGCGCCTCCTTCTCCACCCGCCGCTGGTACGCGACGGTCAGCGCCCCCGGCGTCAACGTCGTCATCGCCGACCCCGACCACAAGTACTACGAGGGCTGGGGCACCAGCGCCGCCTCCGCCTTCGTCTCCGGCGCGGTCGCGCTGATCAGGGCCGCCGACCCCGGCCTGACCCCGGCCCAGGTCAAGAAGCTCCTGGAGGACACGGCCCGCAACGCCCCGGCCGGCGGCCGTGACGACTCCCGGGGCTTCGGCTTCGTCGACCCGGCCGCCGCCCTCGCCGAGGCCGGCGGCCTCAAGCCGGAGGATCTGAAGTCCGCCTCGTACGGCGACAAGTACTTCGGCTCCGGCCCGGGCACCGCCGACGAGGACGACGGCCCGGCCGGCTGGGCGGCCTCCCTCGCGGGCGGCGCCGGGGGGCTGCTGCTGGTCGGCGCGGTGGTCCTGTGGCGCGGCCGCCGCCGTGCACCGCGCTCCTACGACGGCTACGAGTCCCAGGACGGCTGGACATGA